The Setaria italica strain Yugu1 chromosome IX, Setaria_italica_v2.0, whole genome shotgun sequence genome has a window encoding:
- the LOC101755812 gene encoding uncharacterized protein LOC101755812, protein MSGGVGPTAGGGITLPSMGAPPPPLHPTPTSPTARPHHHYYLFSIKQLNTLGAAAVLAFSTTVPLSEIAFAVLLLPYLLILARVAFPQRPGKPNPAAPVFPGLAGRLRLAVHTAVGFLVGAALPALYILDGLRAGDTAGVAAAAPHAFLLSAQVFTEGIVAAWPGTFSLPVRAAVPVMHSARRMFAASEWLREELQERDELGRGPPVAPRRVVAGRALAAANLVFWGFNLFAFLLPFYLPKALRRYYLGTDREDDGEDRSRVNEKQQKQLQEGEGKKDS, encoded by the coding sequence ATGTCAGGCGGCGTCGGCCCGACGGCGGGGGGCGGCATCACGCTGCCGTCCAtgggcgcgccaccgccgccgctgcacccaACGCCCACCTCCCCGACGGCGCGGCCGCACCACCACTACTACCTCTTCTCCATCAAGCAGCTCAACacgctgggcgccgccgccgtgctcgcctTCTCCACCACGGTCCCGCTCTCGGAGATCGCCTTCGCGGTGCTTCTCCTCCCATACCTTCTCATCCTCGCCCGGGTCGCCTTCCCGCAGCGCCCCGGCAAGCCCAACCCAGCCGCGCCCGTCTTCCcgggcctcgccggccggcTCCGCCTCGCCGTGCACACCGCGGTTGGGttcctcgtcggcgccgcgctCCCGGCGCTTTACATCCTCGATGGACTTCGGGCCGGGGACACAGCCggcgtcgccgcggccgccccgcACGCGTTCCTCCTCTCCGCGCAGGTGTTCACCGAGGGCATCGTGGCGGCATGGCCGGGGACCTTCTCGCTCCCCGTCAGGGCGGCGGTGCCCGTGATGCACAGCGCGCGCAGGATGTTTGCCGCATCCGAGTGGCTGCGGGAAGAGCTGCAGGAGCGCGACGAGCTCGGACGCGGCCCGCCCGtggcgccgcggcgggtggTGGCCGGCAGGGCGCTCGCGGCAGCCAATCTGGTCTTCTGGGGCTTCAACCTGTTCGCCTTCCTGCTGCCGTTCTACCTGCCCAAGGCGCTCCGGAGGTACTACCTCGGCACCGACCGTGAGGATGATGGTGAGGATCGCTCACGCGTGAACGAGAAGCAGCAGAAGCAGCTGCAGGAGGGTGAAGGGAAGAAGGACTCGTAG